The following is a genomic window from Spartobacteria bacterium.
CGTTGGTGCCCGGCATCAGCGGTGTCCCGGGATACCCCGGCCGCGACGGGCACAAAATGGAATAGCCGCCCTGCATAAGATTAGTCAGAAGGTAGGCATTGTCATATCCCATTAAGCCTCCGTGCGAAACCAGTATAAGCGGGTTGGTGGTGCTGCCCAGCATAACGTAGCCAACCTCTCCAAAACGGGGTACATCAATGACACGGCATCCTGAGGCCACGGTCGCTGTGGATTGGGTATACCATGTTTTAAAAGATGCCAGCGATTCGATGGCATGCCACCAGTTGGTGGAACAATGCATTTCGATGTCGCTTTGTCGCTGGAAGGTTTTCTCCAGCAGCTCACTGCTGAGATAAGGAGTCGTCGTTTCCTTGATACGATAAAAGGCGGGAATCGAGACGGTCATGGCGTTTGATGCGGCAAGCAGCGCCGACTGATTGTACCAGTCCGCATTCCAGTCCGTATCATCGCCCAACGCTGTGGCCCATTCGATGTTGTAGTACAAGCCCGTTTGCGTCTGCCAAGTTAGGCTGTTTCGATTAAACGCAGTGATACTGCACTCTGGCAGTTCAGCGGCGTGGGCTGACGATGCGGTCACCAGTAACAATAAACCTACGACCGGGCTGGTGAACCATCTGTAACGTAAAAGTGAAATGAACATAACCATGAGTAATTACTGAGCCTCCGTTTTAGCGCGAAGATAATACCATCCTTCATTTTAGTCAAGCAACCCACAGTCTCAACATAAGACTGGATATGCCGGCACACAGCATTCCAGTCACAGACCCATTCATGGTGCTTCTGCTAAAACAGGGAGACGGCTATGCTCACTGCATTTTCAGCAGCATGGCCTCATATGGGCGAAGGTCTTTGCCCGGCTTATCGTTGTAGTTTGACAGCAGCAGCTCTGATGATTGGACATCCACTTCGTTCTCCATCTTTTCTCCTGAAAAATTAAGAACAATCAGATACTTCTCGTCATTCAGTGATCTTGTAAAAGCAAAGATATTTTCACTTTCCTCGACAAGCATCTCAAACGAGCCATAACTTAATGCCGCAATGCTTTTTCTCAACCCTATGAGCTTTTGATAGAACTTAAATATCGAGTTCTCGTCGGCCAGAGACTCTTCGACATTTATTTCCCTGTAATTGGGATTCAGCTTAATCCACGGGGTTCCCGTCGTGAACCCGGCATTGACATCGCCATTCCACTGCATGGGCGTTCTGCTGTGATCCCTGCTGAAAACATTCAGTATTTCAAGCAGTTCCTCCTCTGTTTTATTCCCGAGCTCCACATGATACATGTTTATTGACTCTAAATCCCTGAACTCTGAAATATCGTTAAAAGTCGAATTCGTCATGCCTATTTCTTCCCCCTGATATACATAGGGTGTTCCCGGCAGAGTAATATTAAACATGCCCAACATTTTCGCTGATTCTTTTCGATATTCCCTGTCATTGCCGAATCTTGACACCGCTCTCGGCTGATCGTGATTCATCAGGTAGTTTGAACTCCATCCCCCCGCTTCAATAACACCTGTCCATTTCATAACGATTTTTTTCAGGTCGGTTAATTTCCAATCGTGTTTTTGCCACGTGTGCCTGCCGCCTCCAAGCTCCATGTGTTCAAATTGGAAAATCATATTCAGTTCATGTCTGTCTTCATGAACATATTTCAGACCCTGCTCCGGCGAAACGGCGACACACTCCCCAACCGTCATGATGTCATACTTGCTTAGAACGTTTTCATTCATCTCTTTCAAATAGTCATGGACTTTGGGCTGATTGATATACTGATGACTCGAGTACGCATACGTCCCTTTATTTACAATACCATCGGGATAATCAGGATGTTTTGCCAAATGATTAATTACATCCATTCTAAAGCCATCAATGCCTTTATCCAGCCACCAGGTCATCATGTCATAGATTTCTTTTCTCACCTGTTCATTTTCCCAGTTCAAATCAGGCTGCCTCCTGGAAAACAAATGCAGATAATATTCGTTAGACGGCTCATCCAGTTCCCATGCGGAACCCTCAAAATAAGATCCCCAGTTATTCGGAACGCCCGCTTCGGCTGATTTCCAGATATAGTAATCCCTGTATTTATTATCTTTTGATTTTTTGGATTCAACGAACCATTTATGCTCGTCTGATGTATGATTAACGACAAGATCCATAATCAGTTTTATGCCGCGTTTATGCAGTCCCTCAAGCAATTCTTCCCAATCACGCAGGGTACCAAATTCATCCATGATATCTTGATAATCGCTTATATCGTAGCCCATGTCGTCATTGGGTGATTTATAAACCGGATTCAGCCAAATGATATTTACGCCCAGCTCTTTTATATAATCCAGTTTCTCAATGATTCCCCGCAGATCTCCAATTCCGTCGCCATTGCTATCATGGAAGCTTCTGGGATAAATTTGATATACGATTCCTTCTTTCCACCATTTCTTTTTCAACACGTCACCTTCACCTATAAAGTTTCACATTTCCATGGACAAAAAGTACGAAGTGAAAGGTCGTGAGTCAATAGGAAGCGTAAGATGTCGTTCACATAAACATGTGGGCTCGTGGGCTAACGGCCACACTGTTGAAATTGGAGTATGATTTATTTGGAATCACATCAGACACGATGCTAAATAAGCGAAATGAAAATACAACAAGATCAGATTTGGAAAAAGGGCGATTGTTATTATCGCATCGTTGAGTGGGCACGGCTTTCGATCAAATATAAGATGAAACGTTCGCAGGCCGGTGTCGAAGGAGCAACAAAAGAGGTCACAAAAAAAGAATTTTGCCGGCTGATAAAAGACGCCGAATTACTGCCGCCGGAACGATAAACATGCATTGCGCCATTACATCGACTAAAGACCAAATGGAGTGAATCATCATGATCACCATCACTGAGATAAAAGATGCTGTCCAAGCACTGCCTGAAAAAGAATTCGAGGATTTTTGTTCATGGTTTGATGAATATGAAGAACAGCATTGGGATCAACAAATCGAACAAGATCAGAAGTCTTCACCATTGCTGAACTTGATTCATCAAGCGCAATCTGAATTCAAGGAAGGTAAATGCACCCAGCTTTGAACCATTTTACTACATCTAATTACTGGCAGCTTTATAATCGTTTACCCTTTCATGTTCGCAATACTGCAGATAAGTATTTCGACCTTCTAAAGAAGAACCCCAAACATCCGTCCCTTCATTTGAAACAGATCGGTACGTTATGGTCCGTTAGAGCAGGATTGCATTATCGGGCGCTTGGAATAGATACACCTTCTGAAGAAAAAGGAATTCTCTGGATATGGATTGGTTCCCATGCTGAATATGATCGATTTGTCCGAAATAAATGACAGGTGCCATGATAAACGAGCATTACAGATCAATTATTCTGGAGAGATCCGGCGCTGACGATCTGGGACCATGTCAGATGATCCAGCGACTGTGTGCTGCATCATTATGGAATCAGTACCGCTACAGCCAGCGTTTAAAACAACACGTTTTGGAGCAACTATGAATCTCTCCCCCACCCAGCTGAACCAACTTGCCGCCATAGCCATCGAAGCCGCACGCACGGCCGGTCGCTATATCACCGAAGCGGCACAGCGTCCTATAAAAGTAGAACACAAAGACAGCCAATTGAGTCTGGCTTCACAGGTCGTTACAGAGGTGGACCGCAAGAGTCAGGACATCATTTTAGGCCTGCTGAATCCTACACTGGCTCCCTTCGATCTGGCACTGCTGACAGAAGAAACCGAAGACGATCACAGCCGATTTGAAAAAGACGCCTTCTGGTGCATTGATCCCTTGGACGGCACCCTCCCCTTTGTAGAAGGCCAGCCCGGCTATTCCGTATCCATCGCTCTGGTCGGCAACGATGAAACGCCGCTCATTGGCGTCGTATATGATGCGGTGGAAGGCTGTCTCTATCATGCCGTTCATGGACAGGGAGCCTTTCGTAATGAAAAGCCGTGGCATCTGCCCGAGAAAAAAGACGTGCTCACCTTTGTTACTGACCGTAGTTTTAAACCTAATCCCAACAGCCCGCACATTCTGAAGCAGCTGGAAACCATCGCCCTGAACCTCGGTTTGAAGGGATTGGCAACCGGTCTGATCGGCGGTGCGGCCATGAACGGCTGCTGGGTTTTAGAAAACGCGCCGGCCTGCTATTTCAAACAGCCCAAACCACAAAACGGCGGAGGATCTCTATGGGATTTCGCAGCCACCGCCTGCCTTTTCAATGAAATAGGGGCCGTCGCCACCGATGTGTTCGGTCAGCCGCTGGATCTCAATCGCGCCGATTCCACCTTCATGAATCATCGCGGCACCATCAATGCCACAGATCAAGACCTCGCCCGGCAGCTCATGCGGCATTTCCAGTAATGAACATGATCATCAGACGTACTGTCGCGTCAACATATCAGCGGCGGTTTCGTCCAGCATGGTGCGGCGGATTATGCGATCAAACGCATCCATGAGATCGGAAATACGCACACGGCGTTTCTGGGCTCCATAAAAATCTTCGACGACGGCTCCTTGATGCATCATCACGATGCGGTCTGGCATATCTACGGCCTGCTGCATGGAATGGGTCACCATGAGAGCGGTCAGATGATCGCGTTTAATGATGGCACTTGTCAGTGCTGCCACTTTTGCGGCACTTTTGGGATCCAGTGCAGCGGTATGCTCATCCAGCAACAATATATCGGGGCGAATCCATGTGGCCATAAGGAGCGTCAAGGCCTGTCGCTGTCCGCCCGACAAGGTGCCCATGGGATTATCGAGTCGATCTTCCAATCCCATATTCAACATCGCGATGCGATCCCGCATTTCTATACGCGTGGGTTTGGTCAGTGCCCATCCCAAACCGCGATGACCGCCGCGCCGCATGGACATGACGATATTTTCGGCAATACTCATATCCGCCGCCGTGCCCGCAAAAGGATCCTGAAACACACGACCAATGCGTGCCGCGCGTTTATATTCCGGTTTGCGCGTTATTTTCCTTCCGTTCAGCGTAAGCTCGCCGGCATCCGGCACAAACGTTCCCGCCACAGCGTTGAGCAGGGTACTTTTTCCCGACCCGTTGGTTCCTATGAGTGCCGTGAAGGAGCCTTCATCGATAGAAAGACTCACTCCTCGCAAAGCACGCACCTCATTCAGCGTTCCGGCATGGAATGTCTTGTACAACCCAGCTACTTCAAGCATGATGACCTCCGGTAGAAAACGACTTCTTTAACGGTGCCAGCCAGCGTGGCAGCACCAATGCAATGAATACAAAGACCGCAGTAACCAGTTTTAAATCATTGGGATTCAATCCCCAGCGCAGTGCGATAGCTATCAGTAAGCGAAACAATACCGTTCCAAGAACCGTGCCTGTCAGCAGAAGTCCGATACTGGAACGTCCAACCAGTGCTTCACCGATAATGATGCTGGCCAATCCCCAGACCATCATGCCGATCCCCATCTGAACATCTGCAAAACCTTGATATTGTGCCAGTAAAGAACCTGACAGCGCGACCAGTCCATTAGACAGTGCCAGCCCGATAATAATCATGGTACGATGATTCAATCCTTGCGCGCGCGCCATTTGCGGATTGCTGCCCGCCGCGCGCAATCCCGTTCCGAAATGTGTGAGCAGCAGCCAGTACAGCACCGTCCCCACGCATATACAAATCATAATACAGGTCAGAAATGCGGCCACGTCAGTAACGGGTACATGCCAGCCCGCAATATGGAGCTTCCCGTTTTCGTCGACCAGTCGCTGCAATGGCTTTTCAAGAAAGGAGAACACCGATGTCACATCCAGCAGAGGAATATTGCTCCGTCCCATAATGCGCAAGTTCACAGAATACAGTGCCGTCATGACTAAAATGCCCGACAGCAATTCCTGTATTTTAAACCGTGTGTGCAGCACCCCCGTGACAGCGCCGGCCAGCGCGCCGGCCACCATCGCAAGCCCCGTGGCAAACCAGGGATTCCATCCTTTACTGATGCAGACAGCGGCGACAGTCGCCCCAAGGGTTATGGAGCCATCGACGGTGATATCGGTAAACCGAATCATCCGAAAGGTAATCAGCATACCCAGCGATAAAAGGGATAAAATCAATCCCATGGTAAACGCACCCAATACCAGACTCATTGCAGGATCTCCGGATTTTCTATCGAACCAAACCAGCACGCCCCTCGTAAAAGAGCACTTTCACCTAAGCCGTTTACCGGCCGTTCATCATTGACCAGATGCATAACAGCTCTTGGTGTCGCACCATGGAAAAAACGTCCCACGGTTTCATTTAGATCAATCATTCCATTGGGCAGCGGCTGATAGGGAAAGACCACCGCATGCAGATG
Proteins encoded in this region:
- a CDS encoding alpha-glucosidase, with product MKKKWWKEGIVYQIYPRSFHDSNGDGIGDLRGIIEKLDYIKELGVNIIWLNPVYKSPNDDMGYDISDYQDIMDEFGTLRDWEELLEGLHKRGIKLIMDLVVNHTSDEHKWFVESKKSKDNKYRDYYIWKSAEAGVPNNWGSYFEGSAWELDEPSNEYYLHLFSRRQPDLNWENEQVRKEIYDMMTWWLDKGIDGFRMDVINHLAKHPDYPDGIVNKGTYAYSSHQYINQPKVHDYLKEMNENVLSKYDIMTVGECVAVSPEQGLKYVHEDRHELNMIFQFEHMELGGGRHTWQKHDWKLTDLKKIVMKWTGVIEAGGWSSNYLMNHDQPRAVSRFGNDREYRKESAKMLGMFNITLPGTPYVYQGEEIGMTNSTFNDISEFRDLESINMYHVELGNKTEEELLEILNVFSRDHSRTPMQWNGDVNAGFTTGTPWIKLNPNYREINVEESLADENSIFKFYQKLIGLRKSIAALSYGSFEMLVEESENIFAFTRSLNDEKYLIVLNFSGEKMENEVDVQSSELLLSNYNDKPGKDLRPYEAMLLKMQ
- a CDS encoding inositol monophosphatase — translated: MNLSPTQLNQLAAIAIEAARTAGRYITEAAQRPIKVEHKDSQLSLASQVVTEVDRKSQDIILGLLNPTLAPFDLALLTEETEDDHSRFEKDAFWCIDPLDGTLPFVEGQPGYSVSIALVGNDETPLIGVVYDAVEGCLYHAVHGQGAFRNEKPWHLPEKKDVLTFVTDRSFKPNPNSPHILKQLETIALNLGLKGLATGLIGGAAMNGCWVLENAPACYFKQPKPQNGGGSLWDFAATACLFNEIGAVATDVFGQPLDLNRADSTFMNHRGTINATDQDLARQLMRHFQ
- a CDS encoding ATP-binding cassette domain-containing protein, whose protein sequence is MLEVAGLYKTFHAGTLNEVRALRGVSLSIDEGSFTALIGTNGSGKSTLLNAVAGTFVPDAGELTLNGRKITRKPEYKRAARIGRVFQDPFAGTAADMSIAENIVMSMRRGGHRGLGWALTKPTRIEMRDRIAMLNMGLEDRLDNPMGTLSGGQRQALTLLMATWIRPDILLLDEHTAALDPKSAAKVAALTSAIIKRDHLTALMVTHSMQQAVDMPDRIVMMHQGAVVEDFYGAQKRRVRISDLMDAFDRIIRRTMLDETAADMLTRQYV
- a CDS encoding ABC transporter permease, which translates into the protein MSLVLGAFTMGLILSLLSLGMLITFRMIRFTDITVDGSITLGATVAAVCISKGWNPWFATGLAMVAGALAGAVTGVLHTRFKIQELLSGILVMTALYSVNLRIMGRSNIPLLDVTSVFSFLEKPLQRLVDENGKLHIAGWHVPVTDVAAFLTCIMICICVGTVLYWLLLTHFGTGLRAAGSNPQMARAQGLNHRTMIIIGLALSNGLVALSGSLLAQYQGFADVQMGIGMMVWGLASIIIGEALVGRSSIGLLLTGTVLGTVLFRLLIAIALRWGLNPNDLKLVTAVFVFIALVLPRWLAPLKKSFSTGGHHA